The genomic segment TTTTTGTCAGTGGGTCAGTGTGGTAATCAGGTGGGCTGCAGATTCTGGGATCTCGCACTCCGAGAACACGCACACGTCAacaaggtaacacacacacacacacacacacacacctgctgaatAGTGTTTATAACTCAGCTGTGTCCAGAACACGGCCCTCCCCCTGGCTGTGTCTGAATATACACACTTCCGTACTATTAGTACACAGACAGCAGTCTGTAGGGCGTCTGATGCTCAGTCAAACAGGATCCAGCTGATCCGCTACATCTGCTGTTTGCAAACATACCACACTGCGTTACATTACACCATGACATCCCATAATTCAGCTAGACCCTCCaaataacattatctgtgaatatcCGGGTCAGAGAATGGGTTCGATGGCAGCAGAGTGCATCTAAACCGTGTCCTTACTACTCACTCGCATGCTCATAGAACTTTATACAGTAACAGTCGGGTAGTAGGGACttaaaggcacacacacacacacacacacacacagagtaacagCGTTTCTTTCCCTCAGAGAGGAATTTATGACGAGGCACTGAGCAGCTTCTTCAGGAATGTTGACCCAAGGTACTCATCTCTTCTCTCCAATTCAGTTCTGTTCCATTCAGTGTGATAGAAGAATAGAgtaacaaggtgtgtgtgtgtgtgtgtgtgtaggaggagTGATGGAGGTGGTGGAGCTCCTGGAAGCAGAATTACAGCACTGAAAGCACGAGTGAGTGTTTATAGCTCTAAATCAGACCTGTTCTAGATtccctctgtctctcactctgtttgtctcgtgtgtgtgtgtgtgtctcaggcaGTGTTGATAGATATGGAGGAGGGGGTTCTCTCTCAGGTCCTCTGTGGACCCTTGCAGCAGCTCTTCAGCTCCACTCAGCTCATCAGTAACTCCTATGGCTCCGGAAATAACTGGTAATTAAACACACACTCGCACAGAGATCACCATCAGTGTTCTTCTGTTACAGGAGTGTTGGATTGTTCAgacatgacgtgtgtgtgtgtgtgtgtgtgtcagggcagTAGGATATCATACATATGGTTCTGTGTACCGTGAGCAGATTGTGGATCAGATCCGGCGAGCAGCAGAACACTGTGACTGTCTGCAGTGTTTCTTCCTCATTCACTCGATGGGGGgaggtgagtgtgtgtatatacacacacacacacacacacacacacacatgtttagAGTCCTAGAGGCTTCAGGGCCCCTGTCTGAAGCTTTGAGTTGTCAGACTGTGGTTCTGGAGTTGCCCGTGTGAAGGCTCCGTGGGCCGTTTCACAATCGGGGGAACATGAACTGTGCGGAGTTTCAGAGCCGCAGGTCGGATCCTGGGCGCCGGGCGTGTCACTGCGGGGAGGAGAGGTGTGGAGCGCGTTTCTAAAACTGAACACCTCTCTGAAACTGAACCGCGTTCGACTCTTAAACACGTTTATAAGAACTTATGAGACATCAGTGGTGGGGGCGGGGCTGtgggtgtgtccctgtaaaatgcAGGATAAGAAAGTCCAGTGTGTGTACCGGAGCGAGTGGGTGTGATTCACAAAGACTGCATTATTTTTGAGCACTCTGTGTGAACACAGgtgaaggctgtgtgtgtgtgtgtgtgtgtgtgtgtgtgtgtgtgtgtgtgtgtgtgtagggactgGGTCAGGCTTGGGGACGCGTGTGTTAAGGTTGCTGGAGGATGAGTTTCCGGATGTGTGTCGGATCGTCACGGCGGTTTATCCGTCTGCTGAAGATGATGTCATCACCTCGCCATACAACAGCGTGCTGGCCATGAGCGAGCTGACTGAGCATGCTCACTGCGTCCTGCCTATCGagaaccaggtgtgtgtgtgtgtgtgtgtgtgtataaggaaCGTCAGCATTTTACTTGTGTTTCATCATTGCAGGGTTTATATTacatgtgaagtgtgtgtgtgtgtgtgtgtgtgttgcagtctcTGATGGACATTGTCAGTAAGATCCAGCTGATGACCCACAGGGGTAAATTAGGCAGTGTGGTTAAGAAGGACTGTACCATTATCTCAGGGAAAGGGGGGGTGTCAAAGTCAGAGAAGCCGTTTGATGCCATGAACAACATCGTGGCGAATCTGTTACTCAGCAtcaccaggtacacacacacacacctgagcaaAACATCAGAGTTCTTCACACTTCTCCTTCAA from the Neoarius graeffei isolate fNeoGra1 chromosome 2, fNeoGra1.pri, whole genome shotgun sequence genome contains:
- the tube1 gene encoding tubulin epsilon chain; the protein is MTQSVVIQVGQCGNQVGCRFWDLALREHAHVNKRGIYDEALSSFFRNVDPRRSDGGGGAPGSRITALKARAVLIDMEEGVLSQVLCGPLQQLFSSTQLISNSYGSGNNWAVGYHTYGSVYREQIVDQIRRAAEHCDCLQCFFLIHSMGGGTGSGLGTRVLRLLEDEFPDVCRIVTAVYPSAEDDVITSPYNSVLAMSELTEHAHCVLPIENQSLMDIVSKIQLMTHRGKLGSVVKKDCTIISGKGGVSKSEKPFDAMNNIVANLLLSITSSSRFEGSLNVDLSEIAMNLVPFPRLHYLVSSLTPLYTLADVHVPTRRLDQMFSDAFSKDHQLMTSDPRRAMYLACALMVRGNVQVSDLHRNIQRLGPTLSFVPWNQEGWKTGVCSVPPVGHTHALLALANNTCVRASFTELRERFTRLYRRKAHLHHYVCVEGMEVSGFTEALHSLSDLIEQYDTLPSPSETLTHNAPRLSIAT